The Calditrichota bacterium genome has a window encoding:
- a CDS encoding SMP-30/gluconolactonase/LRE family protein, translating to MESDRKFGVWFWVAVLLTLSFSDPVSALEFVPSGTWCGINNPTRVVCDTVSHHVFVTSPLDEKILVFDAAGTVISEIPINGVPGAICLADPGNLIVTVGNAVYKIDMSGTVLTTYGMTGVTFTDPHDVAWVPDGRVYVSDEDDFVKVFDASGAPLFVFAGHGYFFGRLDEPVAMVYNSVTGDLIVNDQNNYRIQSYALNGDSLFRFGSEGNGLQIDGKFFRPFGIEIDAAGRIWLLDMITDLVQIYDTDGAYLNAARLQTLALRGGVDIALDGTTLYVTSPSTGCVHVYTVTGSVTPTPPLPLNLTILADDGGLHLSWNPQLGAGSYIVQRSTDLEFPEISVEVIGNTIDTSFTDGTAVNLYDLCYYRIIVESGLETPALSTLEVRTGDGHLDQAHDDPHEVSEGISCNSCHTRPPVIPSPKPEWWTSDHMCKSCHVETGFATPVQSHLGTDTLTCSICHNPHFHQPQYERYFIRNGNPVDESEHMLFNHATDFIHGAPNFDGICEICHTQTDYYRSNGTGLEHYPGSNCLDCHSHWNGFMPEDGIARGERDGW from the coding sequence ATGGAATCCGACCGTAAATTTGGTGTTTGGTTTTGGGTCGCCGTCTTGCTTACTTTGAGTTTCTCTGACCCGGTTTCCGCCTTGGAATTCGTTCCGTCTGGTACATGGTGCGGAATAAACAACCCCACGCGGGTTGTCTGTGATACAGTGTCGCATCACGTCTTTGTGACGTCCCCGCTGGACGAAAAGATTCTCGTGTTCGACGCTGCCGGAACTGTGATCTCCGAAATTCCAATCAATGGAGTTCCCGGAGCGATTTGTTTGGCCGACCCGGGCAATCTGATTGTCACCGTGGGAAACGCCGTCTATAAGATTGACATGAGCGGCACTGTCTTGACCACATACGGAATGACGGGGGTTACGTTCACGGATCCGCACGACGTGGCTTGGGTTCCGGATGGCCGCGTGTACGTGTCGGATGAAGATGACTTTGTAAAGGTTTTCGACGCTTCGGGTGCGCCGTTATTTGTTTTTGCCGGGCATGGCTATTTTTTCGGCAGACTCGACGAACCCGTCGCCATGGTCTATAATTCTGTTACCGGCGATCTGATTGTAAACGACCAGAACAACTACCGGATTCAATCATATGCTCTGAACGGCGATTCGTTGTTCCGGTTCGGCTCCGAAGGCAACGGCCTGCAAATCGACGGGAAATTTTTCCGGCCGTTCGGAATCGAGATTGACGCGGCAGGAAGAATCTGGCTGCTCGATATGATCACGGACTTGGTTCAAATCTACGATACGGACGGAGCATATCTTAACGCGGCGCGGCTGCAAACGCTTGCCCTGCGCGGCGGAGTCGACATCGCTCTGGACGGCACGACGCTCTATGTGACCTCGCCGTCGACGGGCTGTGTTCATGTCTACACCGTGACCGGCAGTGTGACTCCCACTCCTCCGCTGCCGCTTAATTTGACTATCTTGGCCGATGACGGCGGACTGCACCTTAGTTGGAATCCTCAACTCGGTGCCGGGAGCTACATCGTGCAGCGCAGTACTGACCTTGAGTTTCCCGAAATTTCTGTTGAAGTTATCGGCAATACGATTGACACGAGTTTCACGGACGGCACAGCGGTGAATCTCTACGATCTTTGCTACTACCGTATCATCGTGGAATCCGGTCTCGAAACTCCAGCCTTGTCAACTTTGGAAGTTCGTACGGGCGACGGCCACCTCGACCAAGCCCACGATGATCCGCACGAAGTTTCGGAGGGCATAAGCTGCAACAGTTGTCACACACGCCCACCCGTTATTCCCTCTCCAAAACCCGAGTGGTGGACCAGCGACCACATGTGCAAGAGCTGTCACGTGGAAACCGGCTTTGCGACACCCGTTCAGTCGCACTTGGGCACGGACACCTTGACGTGCAGCATTTGTCACAACCCGCATTTCCATCAGCCGCAGTATGAACGCTATTTCATTCGCAACGGAAACCCCGTGGACGAAAGCGAACACATGCTGTTCAACCATGCGACGGACTTTATTCACGGCGCGCCGAACTTCGACGGCATTTGCGAAATCTGTCATACGCAAACGGACTACTACCGCAGCAACGGGACGGGGCTGGAACACTATCCGGGCAGCAATTGTTTAGACTGCCATTCGCACTGGAACGGTTTTATGCCTGAAGACGGGATAGCGCGCGGAGAACGGGACGGCTGGTAA